Genomic DNA from Puntigrus tetrazona isolate hp1 chromosome 6, ASM1883169v1, whole genome shotgun sequence:
GTCCATTTGGTTGCATGAAAACAAGAGCTTTATCTGTGGGAAATTCATTAGATCTGTGTATCACCCACACCAGCGAACATCCCTCCTTAATTAAAGCGTGCAAAGCCTTCACTATAAAGAGCTCATTTTATGAACCCCCTAACAAGCGAACGGATTTGCAACATGCCGTTCTACATCACTCAATAGCAAGGAATTTAAGATAAGACAATTGCCGACTGAAAAGCAAGAGAACCCTTGATGACACAAGAAGGGTGCATTTTTCTTGCATTTGCAAAGAATGTCCCTTAAAAACCAGGATCCTCATCTCCATGTATCCATGCAGGAGTGTGATTCTTTGTCTACCTCTGTGCCTCAGTGCGGTAGGGGCCAGAGGAGCCGAGATTTGAGATGTTTGCAGGAGAGATACTGTTGAGGACTTTGTTCTATACAGGGATTTGAGCAGCTGGATGAAGGTGCTTAGAAAGCGTTGGGGCCGCTGTGCCGCTCTCCTGACAGAAGGAAGCAGACGCGGTCTGAAAAGAGACGGCTGCCGAGTGCACATTATAATAAACCTCAGACCTAAATATAAAAACCCAGCAAGACAaaacatacattatacatttttgaaactCAAGATCGTTCTTTTTTTCTCACGTCGCCGCCTACGACCATCGCACAcctacacactctcacacacacaaacacaggcacGGTTATCCTCCCTTactacggtaaaaaaaaaaaaaaaatccctgctTTCCGAGCTGACAAATCCTGGGCTTAGCAGTATAACATAATATTATTCatcttatgaaatatttaacagGCTTTCTGCTGTTTGCTGGGAGAGGGGAAGGTAAGGTCTCCGCCGGAGTTGAAATCCGGTCTGGTTCGCCGCGATTTCGGCTTACATAATCATTCCATATTCTTCCATTATGACAAatttcatttctgcatttggGAGGAACGTTCGCGCACATTAGCTTccaccaggaaaaaaaaaaacggtaccGCTACACTCCAACATCTGACAGTTATGAGAACAATTTATATTTCCAAGAGGGATAATCTGTTTCTATGGTGACCGTCATCAAGTGTTCGGTTCCATTGCCACAGAGGTGCTCTGCCTGACCTGTTTCTGtcatctctgtctttctctctttcactcgcTCCCTCTCTGTCATTTTCCTCTACTCGCTCCACATTCCCCCCTGTCCATTTTAGTGTCTCTTCCAAACACACCTATAGCACTAACCATCATCACGACTCTCTCTCGGTCCCTATCTCAcgctctccctttctctcttgttgtctctctctctgtggtgTGAGATAACAGTAAACTCTACTATCGGGGCTGCTCTGAACGGTAATTGACCATGCAGCTGGGCCCAATTCTCTCCTGTATCTCGCTGACACACAGTGTGTGGTCCTGAGGGGATGAAGCAGTGCCTCCCTTTTGATTTGCTGAGGCCTCTTGGGACGGTTGCGCCGAGCTGCCCTGTTTACTCGCACTGCTGAAAGCACAAGAAATAAAACTGGAATTCTCAAACCACAGGCCGaggactaaaaataaaatgtcaatgaaTAACACCgatccattttttttctaagcataaatgtttaatattgagTGCTACTCCGTATATTCTAAGACGACTGAATCTGTTTTTGAGACACCGTTATAGCGTGTAATACTTActtgaattagtttttattttttattattgattttcatttcagttaacgTTGATTAAtttgttatgtgtttttgtaatttgtattagttttatttttttttatatacgttTTGGGTACACTATTTTACATTATGTGTACTTGCAATGTACTTACCCAAGAAAGTACTGGTAGGATTAGGTTTAAGGGTAGGTTCAGAGTTAGTACGtagttattatttagttattgtaATACTTATAATAAGTACATAGTACGTACATGAGGAACAGGatcgtaaaataaagtgctacctaCATCTTTATAGTTTTAAAGGGGTCAAACGATGttgctaaaatgaacattattttgtgtatttgctgcaatgtgtttatgtggattaagttttaacattattatttctcCTCTAAGGCCCGCCTTCCGAAACGGGTCTATTTGTACATAGCTTATCGCTCTAAAAAGggaaggtgtgctctgattggccgaatGCCTCAAGTGTTTAGCGCAAATGTTACGCCCCTTATCATAACATGATGCCGCATCCCGGTGCTATGACACctaaacagtaaaacacattAGAAATGAGGTATTTGCTGCATGCAGTGGAGAAATACTTCCTGATTGTCATGACTTAGTACTGTCTATTTAAGCGTTGCATCGCACCTCATAAACATAACaacatgtctgcatttgtgatcggAGAAGCGACAACAGCTGCTTAAAACTCACATTTGaatagtaaattattttaattaaaaaatgtaaccttACTTAacggttgtgagtcagaagcgccagacagTTAGAACTGCCCCAAAACCTCTGCGCACAGCTAGCATACCGGCTCCCAGGTTCAGTAAATAGTTCTCCgtaaatgtgctgaacacactctaatatttatgttgaagtgttataaataaaacctcctgatttctagttgtgtcctcttttggaaacacaaagAAATTAGTTTCACCTTCACAAAGACACAACGCATCTAGCACTATATTTAAACTTTGTGATGTCACAAAGTGGGTGCGGGTTTTCATAACGCTGCTCCAATGTTTACGCTAAGTAAGAAGGCATCCAGCATTTTAGTATGTAAAGGTAAAAGGGAAAAGCTCTCCTCcacatgacaaaaaataatatctttatcacatatatacatacttacatacatttatttatttattttatatctaattacccttaaagatttatttgataatgataatgttaaagataatgtattttcaatatatttcattCTGACAAAAAACACTGATCTACTTCTGTTTTTGACATGAGACTTTTCTGAAGCTGTGACAGTTCTGGAAGTGCTAGAACATTCTTGATTTGTAACAATTGCTTTAGGAACACATTCTTCACAAAATGCTACTCTTGAAACAAGCATACTTGAAatttaagcaatttaaaaaatctaatggggtaaataaatgactttaagAATacttaagttatttatttaaacgtcAAGGGACACGCCGAAAAAAGTGCAAGTGcttttgcttatatatatatatatatgaacaaatttttaatttcaaggTTATTACATCTTCTGAAGATGTTAACTACAAATGATTAAAAGATGAACACTATAACTTTATGCAGTCTCCACTAAAATCGGTTGATATTCAAAATCCATTAATATTTCTAATGGCTAAatttatgtttcaaaaaaaaaagaattcttaacatattttgtttttgcttagTGTCAGGcatatttttgcaaaatttAAGAGACgcatttttgcagtgtaatGTGAAAAGCTGTAAATAATTTGACAGATGTGAATGCTGGCACAGCTGTCATGTTTATCTCTGAGGGCAATGGATGGCTCTGGGCCGTTCCTCTGAGACTCCTTGGCCTTGAAGTCGCTGCCTCTCTGCTTGAagaaaattaatgtattaatgacTAAATCTTCCTCCTGCCACATTGTGAGAACCATATAGAGAAGCTTGGAATGGTTGTCGCACTTGTTACTCTAGAGTCCATTTCTGTATAGGGACACACACCTTACATTTTCAGCTACAAAATAGCTGTTTCCGCTGTGATTGTCCAGGAAGAAAGATACAGTTCACTGAACATACCTTTAGTGACAGCAAGCTCTAATAACAGAGCAGGGgtacaaaaatgtgtaaaaaaattgtACCTTTAGGTCTATAACAGCTTGTCATTGAGGGAGTATGCTCGAAGGCACTTCTTTGTACCTTTTATCCCTAAAAGATTCATTGTAGTAATGTAATCGCACATTTTACTACCTCAAATGCAGCTTTTAGGGCTAGATGAGTTACAAAGTTGTCCTTTTAAAGGTACTGCATCAGTGACAAGCTGTTGTACCTCTTAAGGTacaatttttgtatatttttctgaCAGTGTGGGTTGTTATCGCAATTTGTAGCTGCCATTTAAAAGCCTatcactgtctgtttaatagctctttagataaatgtaaaaagtagaaCAATTCATGAAAcgtcaaaaatataaaaggtaaCGCCATTCAAACTATCAAGCCATTGTTTTTGCCAGCGGATTCATGTTGTGTCCTTTTGCATAAATGCAGTTGTAAAATTATGCATGTTAAACTGATTccaatttaaaggaatagttcacccgaaaacattttctaaatacatgTAACAACCACCAGGCCATCCAAAAGgtactttattttgtttctttcacaTAACAGATTTAGCAAATCACTCATGtaccagtggatgctctgcagtgaatgggtgccgtcagaaagagagcccaaacagctgataaaaccatcacaataatctaaaagtaattaccttgtgaaattaaaagctgtgtttgtaaaaaaaaaaatcaattactgaaatgttttaacttCATACCACTACTTAGGGCCAAAATACAGTTCCATTATCCATAATAAAGCTtcctccattaaaaaaaaaagaccaacatATTTGATTAGAAATGTTTTCACTTATAAACAGTGGCCAGTCTTTGCATATTTGTCTTCTGACTCAGACGATATGATTTCATTTTAGAAAGCAATATTGTGAATAGAGGACTTGCAGCTTTTCACATCACAAGATGCTAACTGGATTCATAgatttggactctcattctgacggcacccattcactaaagTGGGTCTattagtgagcaagtgatgtaatgcaaaagaaacaaactcatcaatTTATTaaaccaacataaaaaaaaacaattatcctACTGAGATGTAGCccttgtgacaactagccccggtacCCACTATGTGAAATATGAGCTTTCATATACAGAGTCGTGTCCGAACAAAGACTTTAATCCTGAAGATTAGGACCGAAGGACACAAAAACActcacacgcatacacacatgcaGAATGCATTTGTGCTGTATTCCCACATGCACATGTCATAAACCTAGTCATAATTACAggacataattaaaaatgtctaatgAATTATTTGATAAGTAGTAATTAGTATTTGATTTATGAAGCTGATAAACACAAGTTTCGTCTCCATACTTCAAACAGCTGGTGAGACTTTACTGTATGGAGACCGCTAAAGAAGGGGCCGATTTAGTTGCTATGGAAACTGATTCACAATGGGGAGAACAGAGTGCTGACTAACTGTACAtaattctgcttttttttcttttcttttctttttttacccaCAAATCCCTTCACTTTCTGTAGGCGGAATATTCAGATGTGCCATCAATAAGGAAAACCGGACGGCATATATGATTTTCTTGATtatgttaattaaatcaaaaacatgGAAGCATGCGATTCTGAATCTAATTGAGTATGTACATATACGACATGCACGCTGCAGAGATTTTCCGCCGTTGCTTGTCGCCGTTTCTTACTGTAAACAGCGCAAGGCTGTGCTGTGTTATATATGTATGGGTCGATGTGTTTGATGCTGCAGGCTGAGAAAGTAAAGGTGAGCTCtgatttgattgacaggtggcTTAATCTCTAAGCTTGCCAGACTATGGAACCATGAGGCAGAGAGCAAAATGAAAGACTAACTTTGTATATCATCTCTTACATaacacgtctctctctctctctttctctctttccatcttTGCTGCAGTAGACACCACCATTCATTCTTTTATATCATAAAAAGCCGATTTGCACCAGCAAACTTGCTTCTGCAGACCgattttctcacacacacacacacacacacacacacgctgaaaCTCACATCCGTAGCATAACCTTGACGCGtaagaaaaacattcaaaatataggGATTTGGAAACTTGACTGCGTGCAGTGGTTTGTAAATAATGCGTATGATTCAATGAGAACATTTATTTCTCAACATTTCCACGTATTAAAGATGAATagaaatgtactgtatgtaaacATTCAGTGGATCCAATTTCAGCTTTCGGATACAGGTTTCGGTCGTTTGTTTGACACCTGaacatatttgttattaaaactcACCGGTGGTCTCCACGATCCCCTCTAAGATAACCACGATCTCAAATTGCTCTGTTTGCATGGACCTGAGCGAGAGGTCGTAGAACGGGCTCTTGGAGTCGATCACATGGCAGATCGTCAGAGGTGACACTAAGAAAAGCTGGTCGGCTCCGGTACTGAAACCGACGTCCAGCTCAAGTTGGTCCAGAGGCAAAAACTCGCCTTCAGGAGTCTGGCGGGACTGCGGAGAAAGGTTAGAAATCGAGAATTACTTAGGGCAAGACGGGGAGATGATGGAGTGTGAGCAAGAGAGAAAGACCGGCTCTAATGCATCTAGAGTGATTCAAAAAGGACTGTTGCATCCAAGTCGAATAGAGTGGATCAATAGCCTACTTTGTCCACTGTAGGTGAACAAATCAAATTACAGGTCTTTCTCATTTGTCTCGAGGTAATGCTTGTACTAGGTTAAAGAACCAACCTCAGCTCGAACCCTTCAAATATtcagcatttcttttaaaactcaCACCTTTGCGTTGAAATTCATTGATGCACATTTCTGCCCTGTACATATACGTTCCCTTTCCCTCTCTTTAATTGGTTCCAGTCGCACATACTCACTTTGAGCAGTTTGCAGCGTATTTGCGCGGAGACCATATGGCTGTTCCTCAGGTTCCCCACTCGGAACATCAGGGTCAGTTTGCCGTCACGCATTGAAATAGCCGCGTGCTCGCTGAACATCAGCGTCTCCGCGCGTTTCTTCGGCTGGGACATCTTGATAAACATGCAACCGATCAGAAAAGCGTCCACTATAGAGCCTAGGATGGActggaagaggaagaggatgatgCCTTCCGGACACTTGTCTGTAATGTAGCGGTAACCGTATCCGATAGTGGCCTCGGTTTCGATGAAGAACAGAAAAGCGGAGGGAAAGTTGTACACGTTGGCCACGCACGGCGTGTACTTGTCATCGTGGGCCTGGTTCAGGTCTCCGCGTATAAAGGCAATGACCCACCACATAGATGCCATGAAGAGCCACGCCACCGTGTAGGTGAGGATGAAGATGAATAGATTCCAGCGCCATTTGAGATCCACGAGCGTGGTGAACAGGTCGGACAGGTACCGGCTGGTCTCTCCTCCCAGGTTCCCGTGCTGGACGTTACAGCGGCCGTTCTTGTCCACAAAGCGCTGacgtttctttttcttctcgGGGGCCGCCTGGTTGAACCCGCCGCCGCTGGACGAAGTGGTCACCACTTGGTAATCGTCCCCAAATTTTTTCCGCAACGCCGACATCCTCCGCGGTTAAAGTTGTCCCAGATATAGGCTGCGAGAATGCTTGACGAGCTCGTTCCTGACAAACTGTTTTCGGTTTTCTTCACACTTCGGATGCGCCAGTCTCCCGCATCTCCGGGGCGGatgattccaaaaaaaaaaaaaaagttatttttaggGCTTACCGCGGGTAAGTTTGTCAATAGCAGCGCGTCGGTCTTGGGATGGAGCGATGCGGGTCTCTTTGTCTTCTCCAAATCCGCATATCTAAAAAAGACTCACTCAGCCAAGGCTGTGAAATGTGGAGAAAAATGGATGCGAGTAATTTGTAATCTCAGATTGGCTTGGCGCAGTCTAGCACTTGTGCGTTGgcaccctcctcctcctccaccttcaTCTACTCCTCCTGTTTCCCCAGGTGTATCGCGCCAATTTGATGAGATGGTAGTTGGTAGACGCCCTGAGGATCCTGTCCAAGTTTTAACTCACCGCCTCTGCTGTTCCTCGCAGCTGGCGAGCTTTGTTATCTGATTCTGCTCGTCTTCTCACTGTCCTCGGTTCCTGCGCACTGCGCGCCTCCTGCTCTCCAACTCCATCTCCAGCCCCGACAAATAAGAGAAACTTCTCCGAGAGGGTGGTGGAGACGGGAGGTGGGGGAGGGATGAACACGTGTTCTTGTGTTGGATACATCTTTTTTGCTGCGCTTGTAATATGCCTCTCTGAATAGGGCTGCATATATAACGTAATCTCTGCGAGATCTGTTGGTTTTCAGGCGACGCGCAGGATGCACACTGGAGGGGGTCTGGGGCTGGTTATTAACTAACGTCCCCCACTGGAActcaaaatataaagttaaatgtCAATTGCATGTTCAGATGCTAGTTAGCACTAGTTTCGATTTCGAATCGGTCGTTACAAATTGCATTattgtgagaaaaagaaaaaaaaacccatagcAACAGCAGCTGCTTGAGCACTTTTGTacaatgactttttttgcatCTAGAAGACGCGAGACGAACctatacaatttaaaacagaagGTTTCCAAAAGGGGAACAGTTACAGTGCAATTATGCATTTAactactgagtaatattaataactacATGCACTTATACtatatatggttagggttacttgcatgcaattatgcataatttatttgtattataataataggtAACTGGAACAGGTGCTCAGTTCCCAAATagccctttttttttactaaatatatataggaACCTATAAAGATTCTTTTATGGAATGGAAAGGTTCTATGGATGTTAGGTTCTTTATGGAGCCactgatgccaataaagaacctttatttttagaagaaattGCAGGCAGGAATTACAACTGCAATCAGATCTTTCTAGATACAAGAGAATGCTAGATTAACTGTATTAATTTGGCATTTGACATGAATTTGAAAACGTAAACATACACGTGCGCACTGAATGAGTCCCCAGAGCAATTAAAGTTGTTACGTTTATTGTGAAATAGTAACATATGTTATAGTTCACAGATTATTTAACTTTATGGTTAAActcttgtgtttttaaatctattttctaATAGTAACAGTTTGAAGTACTTTGATCTTGCCGTGATATTTCAGACAATAATTTCTGTAAACAGTCCCACCCTGAAGGTCATCTAACATTTCACACCGATGTACAATTTATCAGAAAATAATTCATGTCCAGCCTTTAATATATTTGGCCCTTTATGTGTCAAAATGACGGATGAAGAAGATGCAGGTGATGAATATACTGTCACATCAGTGTCAGATAGCGCAGAGAGAACAAGCTTTCTTTAACAAAACACATTCTTCATTTGATAAAGCTTCTGAAGCAGACCGTTATGACCAGGGCTTATTTATGACCCGGCTATACATGTCATGTTCTGACACTATCTTAAAGAAAAACACTCATTGCACTTCTGTCTGAAACCGTATTTGACATCTGTGTGTCCTTTTCCAAACTGGAAGATAAGGACACAATTAGTATGTTATTTTGGAGACTTGCAAATGACTCTCGGCATATAATGGACTGACTCTGCTGCTCTGGAAGTGTCAGCACTATCCTCAGTGGAAGACTGTGACAGAACCTCATCAGCTACACTATTAAAAATGGGGATGGGGTTTTCACAGTGATGCGATACACTTTTAACTAAAAGTTCCAAAAGAGGGTTGTCATAGCAATGCCACGGAAGAACCATTTTGGGTTTTTCACAAAACCTATTGCATTATTTAGCAGAACCATTTCTTCTTAGTAAAAAGGATATTCAAAAATTTAGAGAACCTTTTTCCACTGTGAAGAACCTTTGTGATAATGGAAAATGCCAGGGAACCATCAAAACCAATGAAGATCATTTTGGgagaacctttttttctcttggtGCGaagaatatctaaaaaaaaatctaaccttAAGAAGCTTTTGCATAATAGAAAATGTCAGGGAACCATCAAAGAACCTTTATATTAACAGtgtagaagaaccattttaggTTCTCCAAAGAACATTTTAGTGAAAAGTATTTAGTATGACCAGTTTTtcttagaatatttaaaaaaaatctttttctacTATGCGATATGCAAAATGTCAAGGAACCCTTAATATTTAAGAGTgtaaaagaaccattttggcTTCTCCAAAGAACCGTTTGAAGAGTATTTAGAAGAACCAATTTTGTCTTAGTATAAACAATATCTAAAAAATCTACATAACCTTTTTTTCCCACTATGAAGAACATTTAGCATAATAGAACATTCTAGGGAACCCTCaaagccaataaagaacctttattatTAAGAGTTGAAAATTCTGAAGCctttatgttcattttagaaAACGTATGTTCATAATAATTgactagataaaaaaaaaaaaaaaaacgttttgtctgtgagtgagtgcaGTTATGTTTACCACAGGCCTAAAGAATCCTTTTTTCTCTGCAAGAACCTTTGGTGCAATGGAAAGATTCCGTGGATGTTATAAATGTAGATAATGAGCGTGCATCTCTCCCATTCTCTTCCCCTCTTCTCTCTATTCATATCATACAGTAGGTTGCACATTCACACATGCACAGTGTTTGAGCTCTTTTGGAAGCAAATACAAACACAGGATGTGGCTATTTTAAGCCCTTTTGCTGAACCTGCTAGTTGTTTTTGGAAGCGTTCAAATCCAAGTGCGCCATTAGGATGCTCTGTTTGTTGTGAAGTATCGGGTTAGTGTAGAACAGGCTTAAGGGTGTCTGCGCCAAGGACAATCCCATGTACACATGCAAACACCAACGGCATGCTTACTAGACCAAGCATCAGACACAACACGCGCTTGTCTGAATGCTGCAAAAGCGCATCGTGATTGTTAGCGTAGCGCAACTGCTTCGTGCCAGCTGAGGTTTTCCTCAAGACGCTCGCGCCGTCTTCTCCAGAAAGCCTTAACGACCTAAAGAAACAATTATAGCGCTGGAGGACGACCGACAGAGCATAATGAAATGTGACGAAACGTGTCCAGACAGCTTCTAATGATGTCACTGGTGAGAATGACACATAACGATTGGAATAATACGAGAGGACTTTTACCACCACCGGCGCTGTAACTAAAAACGCCCTCTCTGACTCTCGACAAGAAAGTCTGCCTATTTGTTTACTAAATAGATTCATCGGCGCAGTGGGAAGCTAATGACAGGTTGAGGAGGTCCAATCAGTAACTGCTATTCCTCTCATGTGATAATCACTAGATGGCAGAGTTCGTCAGAGTGATGCCTTTAAAAGCCCTGACATTAAACATTCTTGTCCCCAGAGCTTAGGAAGAGAAGCAACGTGAAGACTGTACCAACAGATAAATATCAACCAGCCGATGAATCTCGAGCATGTCACACGATTTCGCTTTTAGATCAGAACTGCTCTCAGCTGCTTGGTAAGCAAAATGCATATGGTTACATAACTAAAGATACACCATGTTTGACAAAAACAATTTATGACCTGCCTAGTAATGGTGTAGTTAAAACGCAAAAcacacattcttaaaaataaaaattcaggtAACACTTTGGAATAGGGAACACTACtgttcactattaactatgacttttttctctcaataaattcttgATTTGCTGCTTGTTATATTTGTAAGGCTACTAATATGTATGTAGAGTGGTGGAAAGAAGTtctttagtttattaaaatgttcttttttggggggggacACGAAATGGTCCATCTCTCTGACAAACCTTTTATTTATGACCTCTTAAAAGAGCCCGCGTCCTCATATGAGCACATTCAGGGCTTTTCATAGATACTAAATGATTGGATGTTTCCACTCCATTTTTCTGGTCTTCgaaaatgtctgaaattaatttagtgacACTCTTATGGAAATGCGatcatattttgtaaacatCCTTCAAAtctgtcaatttttttaaattgtgcatcATAAATCAACATCTCGGGAAAACGTTATGGGGTTTCTAAATATGACAGGAAACGGGACATTGATTTCATTGATCACTCCCATTACTACACTTCCTGTCTCATTACATGAATATGCAAATCAGATTTAgtctatatatacatttagttttttacattattttaacgctctaaacaatgtaaaaaaaaaaaaaaaaaaaacatttacaaaaaatattttttatctctGGCCTTAAGAGGTTAAAATATGCAAAGCTTTTAAGAAAATGGAGgcagttttattcatattagGAGGAAACTACATCACATTAGCGCACAAATATAAACGGCATTGCCAGAAGAGTCACTCATCTTTGGTCATTTGAACAGATTTGAACTTCTACCTGATCAACATCATCACGAGGTTCACTTTCTATAAAAGCGTATTAAAATTTAGCCCGTTTTTCCCTCCGCAATCATCTCGGATGCCTTCT
This window encodes:
- the kcnj3b gene encoding G protein-activated inward rectifier potassium channel 1, which gives rise to MSALRKKFGDDYQVVTTSSSGGGFNQAAPEKKKKRQRFVDKNGRCNVQHGNLGGETSRYLSDLFTTLVDLKWRWNLFIFILTYTVAWLFMASMWWVIAFIRGDLNQAHDDKYTPCVANVYNFPSAFLFFIETEATIGYGYRYITDKCPEGIILFLFQSILGSIVDAFLIGCMFIKMSQPKKRAETLMFSEHAAISMRDGKLTLMFRVGNLRNSHMVSAQIRCKLLKSRQTPEGEFLPLDQLELDVGFSTGADQLFLVSPLTICHVIDSKSPFYDLSLRSMQTEQFEIVVILEGIVETTGMTCQARTSYTEDEVLWGHRFFPVISLEEGFFKVDYSQFHGTFEVPTPPHSVKEQEESLLLSSPLTAPSLCHSAGGVTEGSGTLEGLELQSDAETGSINIATPMPTTKLPAKLQKLTGREAPIRDGMPRKLLRMSSEITYNLGDLPVKLQRISSAPGVAEERLQPISAMLSSNEDRLAPKLGLVGGAEPISQSVTDLPPKLQRLAGGVGVGGVGIGGRMDGHLPPKLRKMNSERFTGLSLK